Within the Caldisericia bacterium genome, the region AAGATGTTATATTTTTTTGTGGCGGTGGAGCAAAAAATGAAGGAATAAAAAGGGCATTAGAGGAAAAACTAAAAAAAGAAATCTACACTCCTCAAGAGCCACAATTTGTTGTAGCATTGGGAGCTGCTATAATTGGAACAGAGAGGTATCAAAATTTATGAATAAAAAAATTTTTTATCTATTATTTTGTTTTTTAACAATAAAACCAACTTTTGCTCATTTATGCCATGACCCATTTAGACCAACACAACACTTAGTGC harbors:
- a CDS encoding FGGY-family carbohydrate kinase, producing TALIAQGKQKENIVKGICDSIAERILNMLKQIEEKDVIFFCGGGAKNEGIKRALEEKLKKEIYTPQEPQFVVALGAAIIGTERYQNL